The sequence TTGTTCCAGCTGAAGAATGTCTTCAAGTTCTGACTGCATAATAAAACCTGTCAATAAGTTGGGCATGCTGCCGATAAACAAACACATAAGGCCAAAAGTAAGCCCAGGAGTTACACATGTATTCTTTGCGACATTTCAAGCTCGGTTTCATACTACTTTTACTGCTTCAGCAAGGCTGTACTGCCAACTATGCCGCATCTGAATACAGCAAAGTGAAACAAGTGCTTAGGCTTGAAGACAGCCATCTAATTGTGCGTAAAAATCAATGGCGCTTATCTACCGATACGCCTGTATTTATAGCGTACTCCGCAGTAGAGCAGCCAAACTACCGAAACAAACCTGAATTACGGCGATCAAAATACCAGCTACAAACGGCCATGGAAGACGCCTTCGTAAGACGTTATGCCAAGGTACAAGCTTCGCCAATGCCTTTGACCTACGCCAAAGCCCTAGAGAGCGCACGCGCTAGTGGCAGCCGAGTACTTATCTACCCACAATTACTGGAGTACCCTAAATTTGAAGACGGGCGACCTCCATTAGCTAAAACCCATACGGCAGAGTTTCGGGTTCTACTCGTTGACACACTCACCGACAAGGTGCTTGATGTCGCCACTATCAGTGCCCGCAGTGAGTTGGCACTAGGAAAAGAAATTGAAGTTAGCGAT comes from Teredinibacter franksiae and encodes:
- a CDS encoding DUF4823 domain-containing protein; the encoded protein is MYSLRHFKLGFILLLLLQQGCTANYAASEYSKVKQVLRLEDSHLIVRKNQWRLSTDTPVFIAYSAVEQPNYRNKPELRRSKYQLQTAMEDAFVRRYAKVQASPMPLTYAKALESARASGSRVLIYPQLLEYPKFEDGRPPLAKTHTAEFRVLLVDTLTDKVLDVATISARSELALGKEIEVSDLFTEASRLYVKQLTGA